The genomic stretch AGAAACATGCCGCGGAGCTGAAGACCCTCAAGGAGACCTCAGAGATGTATGACACCAGCCCCCTCTCTCCCAACCCAGGGCCCAGCTGCCCCAAACTCTTCCCTCATGCCAGCTCTCCGCAGTGACAccaaagagatgaagaaaaagcTGGAGGCCAAGAGGCTGGAGAGGATCCAGGCCATGACCAAGATCACCACAgacaagatggcccaagaaagGTGAGCCCTGTAAGGGAGGCCTTGGGCCAggcctcacttcccaaattcccagACTAGCGCTGGCAAGTGAGACTCCCTCTGAGAGAGGTGTCTCTCAGGGACCTGATCCCATCTGTCAGCTTTGGGCAAAACTCAAGAGTCCAACAGGACATGGGCAGAGAGGGACACTGAGGACAGCAGAGTGGGATGAAGGCTGGGGAGAGTGGCCTCCCCCACATCTGTCCCCTGCCGGACAGCTCTGCTGGCCCCCAACTTACCATGGGCACTCTGGACAACATCTGGGGATGGAGGCTGGCCTCTGAGAGGCCCCAGTACATCCAGGGCCCCCTGCTCCCTCCTTGGGCCCCCATACTTATCCCCTCTGGCTGGCTTCTTTCCCAAACATGGATTTTCAACTGGCCAAGCTCTACCCAGAGACCACCCTCCCTGCCGCCCCTCACACACACCCTTTCTCAAAATCGGATTTCACCAACAGGTTGAAGAGAGAGATCAACAACTCCCACATCCAGGAAGTGGTGCAGGTCATCCAGCAGGTATGGGAGGACAGTGTTCTTCCCACATGGACTCTATGTGCACCCCAAGGGGAAAGGGCTGGCTCCAGGCCTGACTTTGCGTTTAGGAGAGGACCTGTCCAGGTAGCTTGGGAACATCGACACCTCTGGAGTGCTGGCCTCAGGGGTGTCTTCCAAGCTCGCCTGGATGGAAAAGATGCAGCTAACTGACTGGGGCAGTAGGCAAACAGGAGAGGGATGACCAGCTTCCTGGGGGTGGTGAGCTCCTAGCCCTGGAGCCCTGACTGCACCAGGGGCTTCTCCTGAGCTCACATGCTACTGTACAAGCCCATGACACAGACGCTGTACCCTCACTGAGCATATCTAAaacagccccccaccccaggtgTCTTGCAGCCACTTAGCTGGGCCTAGAGCTGAGCTCCACCCAGGTTTTCTGTTGCCGCTGTTCTGATTCCCTGCCTTGCTCTATCACCCAGATGACCAAGAACCTGGAGCGGTACCAGGAAaagctggaggagaagcaggCCGCCTGCCTGCAACAGATCCGGGATATGGAAAAGCAGGTGCGCAGCCCTAGTGCCTGGCCCCGGCAAAGCTGGGTGGGCTTTGGGCTGAGAAGGCATCTGTGTCTCCTGCCCCACCAGTGGGTGTGGCGCTCTCTCAGATGGGACAGCTCCGTAGCTCTCTTTCTTGGTGTCATCTTCTCTCCTAAGGGCACCACTAcccttccttcccaccctgatctcCTGGGAGCTCTAGGTGGATGAGCTATCTCCCTTGTTGCACTGTCCAGGGGAGGGAGCATGGGCAGGGACCCCTCCTGAGGCAGCCAGTAGTCTTGGTTGTCCCCACAGTTCCAACAGGAGGCACTGGCGGAGTACGAGGCCAAGATGAAGGGCCTGGAGACTGAGGTGAAGGAGCTGGTGAGGACCTGGATCTTTCTGGAGCCGGGGCAGCCCAACGAGCAGGAATCACGCCCAGCCCAGGATGCCGAGGAGAGCCGCCTCTGACATGCCATTGCCTCCGGGATGCTTAGCCAGGACACTCGGCCCCTTCCCGGTGCTATGGCGGTACCCCACCTCAGCGCTCAGACCACAGGAAGAGGATGTTTGGGGGTGCTTTGGCTAGCCCCTCCTCAGCAGCCAGGCCAGAGAAGGAGTGGGGATCAGGGTAGAGACCAGGACATCTTCCTTAAGCTGTGTTCTTGCTCCCCAAGAAACTCCCCACCTCTAGATGAGTGCCACATGGTGTTCAAGGGCAGAAGAACCTGGACTGAGAGGCGGGACACGGAGGTGCTGCCCCATTATGCCTGTTCTAGGGTACAGTGATGCTGCCCACTACTTCCTCACCTGGAACCTCCACTCTAGCTCCTGTGGTTCAGGGAGAGCCAAACCCCAGACCCTCCACCCTACAGTGAGCAGCTGCCCGGCTCACCCAGAGTCCGTCTCCTCATCAGTCCCTTGAGGCTGAGCCCTGAGCTACCTCCAGGCTCCCCAGGGATGGCTGTCCTCCTGGGATCCAGGCGGAGGCCACTTCCTGCCTGCGAAGAATGTGGCTGGTAGTGAGGGAGGGCCCAGTTCTTGGGCACTCTCCCACCCTGTATGGGGCTCACCTCTGTgcctaggtctgggagtgggtacTTGCTGACATGTACCCACTCAGGCTGCCTGACAAGGGCAGCATCATGTTCCCTTCTGAATTtatgaggtttatttatttgtctccTTCCTAATTTCCACTAAAGAACCCTGTCCCGAGCCTTCCTGCCTATGCTGGCCTCTGTTCTATGGTtaggggccacaggcaggggagtgGAATGTTCTTGACAtgaagcaggcagccagggcagaTCCTCTCAGGAGTTGAACCCGAGTTGAACCCGACTGAAACCACCACTGGTCACGTGTCCCTTCCGGAGTCCAGAGAAGTGGCCCTGCCACTCACTTCCCCTTCCACTGGGCCTGATGTCACATTATTGGAAAATGACATCACTCTTTGTCCCCCACTCCCTGATGTGACCTTTCTTGACCCTCAGGGGTGGACAAGAGCCCAGTGCAAAAGTGCCTCCCACCCAAATCCATGGAGGAGATGAGGCAGCATGGTCGGATGCTTCTCTTTCTCAGTACCCCCTCAAACCCAGGCTTGTTCTCTCAGAGCAAACCATTCACTATATTCTCCAGCAGGGTCACACATCCCAAATGGGGCCTGGCATTGACCCCAGGGAAGACAGGGTGGGGCTCAACTCCTGGAAGAGGTTGTTTTCCCAACTGAGACTTCCAGCAGGTGCCATTAGCCAGGAGCACCTGAGCCTTAGGAAAATCAACAGGATGAAATAAACACTGTCTGTGGTCCTGAGGGGGCCTGGCCACTAGCATGCTACCTGTGTACTGGCTGCAAGGTGAGGCTGGGGAGCCTGCTTGTTCCCAAGCCCAGGCCTGGCATACACTGGCTGCAGCAGGGTTGGATacctaccccccccccccggtagAGTCCTTCACCCTCCAATCAGGCATTCCGCTGCCCCATCTCTGCATctcccctggcccctgggggCTGAAGCCATAAGGGGAAGGCTCTAGGCACAGAAGAACTTACAGAGGCAGGCATGTCAGGTGTGAGCCAGAGTTCAGGGGCAGCGCCCCCAGCTGGCGCTGATAGCTGCTCAGGGGAAAGGGAAGCCGAGTCTGCTGCCCCCATATGGAGCTGGCTAGTTcaggagtgggacaggggatgcAATCCTGGGGGGCGCCCTGGAGATGACTTATTCTCTGGCTGCTGGGATGTGCCCAACTGTCTCTTGGGGCCTGGGAGCAGGTGAAGGGCACCTGGGTTTTGGCCCTGCTGCCTTGTTCTGGGACTGGTGCAAGATTCCCTTCCTGCTTGCCGGGTCTTAGTTTCTCCTCTGGTGCCCAAAAACGGGGTCCCAGCCTCTTCCTGACTCAGAAGCCGGAGTGCCCTGCTGACTcagcccgccccccccccccgccccaccagCCGCAGGTCTCTGCCTGTTCCAGCCATGTGCCACTGCTAGGCCTTGTCAAGCCGCTGCAACGTGACAGGGTGAGGGGGCTGGTGACACTGGGGGAGGAAAGAAGGGGGTCCAGAGGGGTGCAGAGAGgtggacagagtgacagagaggcacTCCTGGGAGGAAGCCCTCCTGCTAGCAAAGGTGGAGAGGCTGGGCAGGTGGGCGGAGAGGAGTGTGGGGCGCCTGCCTACCCTTGTCTGCCTCAGCTccgtctcctctctcctgtcagcCCTCAGCTCCCTAAGCGACTGCTTCTAATTCTGGCGGTGGTGGCTGCCTCTGGGCTCTGCAGCAGTCTCCACTTTTTGCAGCTTTGCTCTCGCGTGTTCAGAGTTAGCAGGGAAGTTAAAGCAAGGGTTCTGGCTCCTGAGACTCAGCAGCTCCTCTCTGCCCCAGCAAAGgcctggcgggggtggggggcatgcAATCTGGCAGAGGTTCCTCCCTTCCACAGGGGACCCAGCACTCTGTGCTCTGCCAAGTCAGAGGggcaccagccccagctcccgCCCTCCCCAGACTTTGTGCCTGCACAAGCTGAGctggctggggaggagggggtgcAGGTGTTCAGCACCTGGGTGCCTGTAGCTTAGCTTCTCCAACCAGGGGGTGCACAGCCTCAGGCCACACCCAGATTCCAGAGGAAGAAAGGCCTCTGCTGGTGATGAGAAATTGGACAGCCTTCCTGCTCCCCACCTAGGGCTGTAGGGTCTTCACTGGacggagggaaggggaagggactgGGCTTTGGGCCACACTCTTAATACCTGTGGCTTTTCAGTTGACACCTGCACTTCATCTTGCCTGCCTGGTGCAGTAGGACTGGTATTCTCAGCTTTGTTTAGCAGATGAGAATATGCAGGTCTGGAGCCACCAGGCTAGTAAATGCCTTCCAGACTGAGCCCTTTCCAGGACACCATAAAGAACACTGGCAGAGCCTCTGTGCAGGACTCTAATGCAAGAGGAAGGGGCTTCACATGAGTGCAAGCCTACTTCACATGCACTCCCCCATGACACAGGGGAGGGGTTTCCCTGttcccaggcctggcctggcGTCCAGGGTGGGCAGCCCTGCTCTGGTGCCTTGCACTGGAGAGAGGTGAGAGGTCCATTATGCAGATCTGCAGTCTGAGCCCACCTGGCCCCCTGCCTTGCCCTGGTGTCTGACCGTTGCTCTGCCAGGTCCCTTATTTCCTGTTTCTTTACAGGAGGGGGACCCCTGAGCATGCCCCCCCGCGGTTTCCTTTTGTTCTCAAGCCTTGGCCTCCATAACCTTGAATGTCCACCCTGTTCCTTGGCAGCCAGGTCTGGCACTTTGAAGGCCCTTTCCGGGAGCCCTGCTCCATGTCCTGCCACAGCCCCTTCTATCCTCCATGGGGGCCTGATGTGACCTGAGGGAACTGTCCCTCCCTCAGGAAGCCAGCTCTGAGTACTTCCCCCTGCTGGGAGGTGCAGTGCTACCTGGCTCACTCCTGTGACAAATACGCATTCCCAGTCCTACTCCCTCACCCAACCCCCCTAGTCCCCCTAGTCGCAGCCTGCCTTTGCCCCCCTCTCCTGCGCAGCTGAGGGATGGAATCTGGCGGGAGCTCTGTGGTCTGGGAGTGGGAGCCGGGCACTCGGAGGAGCTCTTCACCCTCTCTCGGGGGAGTtgttggggggaggggcagtgacGCCAGGCAGGGAGTTGCCAGCGCACCCACCGTCCCTCGCGTGTCCCCAGACTCGCGCACCAGGGCGGCGGCGTCTGCGCTTTCCACTGCTCATCAGGCCTGAAGCCGATCGCTGGCGGTGCGTTGTTCGGGTTGGAGACGTCTGAGGATTGGAGCATGCACTCCCTCTTCCACCCTCGCTATCAGAGGAGCGTGTGCGGGAGGCACAGTTGCGAGTGAGCGAGTGAACGCTGCACTTCGAGTGGCAGTTCCCAGTCCAACTGAGCGCCACCCTCCAGCCTGCAACACAGGTGCCCCCTGTCCCCAAATTACTGCTGGTCTTCTGCCTTTCGCCTCCACCCCAAACTCCACCGTCCAGATCGTCTCGAGGAGGGGCGCGTGTCCCATTTCTTTCTCCGTGGGCCGCTCGGGGCCGCTCTCCATCTTCTCCCCAACGAGCCAGAGGTCCCGCCAGTTTCTAAGGAGCCGACTCGGGTGGAGGCGGAGGGCGGGGAGACAAGACAGCGACTTTGGGATTGGCCGGGTCGGGTGCCTGTGGCCCCCCAGCGAGCAGCCCCCGCCCTCGCCCCGCAACCGCCGCCGCATTCCCAGGAGATCGCGGAGGAGGAGCCGCTCCCCGACTTCGCGGCCCACGGAGCGGTGGGGGTCAGGACGGGCGGTCTCCCCCGCTGCGTCCATCTCTGCTCTGACGGCGCAGCCTGATTCCAGGACAGCTATTGCAATGGAGACCCCCAAGGTTACAAAGCCGGGGACTCAGGCGGGGCGGTGGCTCCAGGGCCGCCAAGTCCCCTAAGTAAGGAGCCAGCGCCTCGGCGCGGCCCGGCCCCCGCGAGAGGGGAGGAGGCGGAGGAACGGCGCCAGCAGCTTGAGGAGCGGCGCGCCCCTCcggggctggaggcaggcacCACCACCGTTTCAGCAGGAGAGCGGGGGCCGTCCCGGGTGCCGGTGAGTGGCGCGGCTCCCAACCACAAGGGCCTGAGGGCAGCCGGACGCGGGGAGACCCCGGAGGGGGCTCAGCTTCAGCTCGCGTGTTCCGTGGCGGGCCAGGAGCGGTGCCGGAAGGAGCGAGCCACCGACACCTGCGGGCGGGAGGCCCAGGGAAGGAGCAGCGAGACACCTTGCGTGCGACCTAGGAGCGGCGGGCCGGCAAGAGCCACCCGGACGGGATCCTGAGGACCCTCGGCCAACGTCACCCACTGGCGAAGCGCGCCGGTCCGGAGCTCACCCCACGGGCCTTGGGGGACCTCTGCAGGGCACGGGAACAGGGGCGCCCCCGTGCGGAACTGTCGGGCCACCATGCTCAAGCCCAAGGACCTGTGCCCCCGAGCGGGTACGCGCACCTTCTTGGAAGCCATGCAGGCGGGCAAAGTGCACTTGGCCCGCTTCGTGCTGGACGCGCTGGACCGCAGTATCATCGACTGCCGCGCGGAGCAGGGCCGCACGCCGCTTATGGTGGCCGTGGGGCTGCCGGACCCCGCGCTGCGAGCGCGCTTCGTGCGGCTGCTGCTCGAGCAGGGCGCAGCCGTGAACCTGCGGGACGAGCGTGGCCGCACGGCCCTCAGTCTGGCGTGCGAGCGAGGCCACCTGGACGCCGtgcagctgctggtgcagttcagcgGCGACCCGGAGGCGACCGACTCGGCGGGCAACAGCCCGGTGATGTGGGCGGCCGCGTGTGGCCACGGGGCGGTGCTCGAGTTCCTGGTGCGCTCCTTCCGCCGCCTTGGCCTGCGCCTCGACCGTACCAACCGTGCAGGCCTCACTGCGCTGCAGCTGGCCGCCTCCCGCGGCCACGGGACCTGCGTGCAGGCCCTTACTGGGCCTTGGGGCCGTGCTGCGGCCGCCGCCGCGGCGCGGGGCTCTAACTCCGACAGCCCTCCCGGCCGCCCGGCCCCGGCGCCCAGCCCCGAGCGTCGACGACCCAGCCCTCGCCGCCTACCGCGGCCTCTCCTGGCCCGCTTTGCACGAGCGGCTGGCGGCCACGGTCACGGCCATGGCCACGGCGGCGAGGCCGGCTCGGGCGGCAAGGGCTCGTCGGGCCGGCACCGGGCGCAGGGTTGCGAGCGGCCTGAGCTGGGCCGGAGCATGAGCCTGGCGTTGGGTGCCGTAACGGAGGAGGAGGCAGCGCGTCTACGGGCGGGAGCCCTCTTGGCGCGTCCCAACTCGCCCCAGGCTTCGGGGACTGGGCGGTGGCGCTCCCACGAGGTGCTGGAGGGAGTGCCCCGGGCCTCCGCGCAAGCCCCCATTGGCCTCAGCCCCCACCCGGAGGGAGGCCCCGGCTCAGGCCGCCTGGGCTTGCGCCGCCGCTCCACAGCTCCCGACATCCCGAGCTTGGTGGGGGATGCACCTGGGCCCGAGAGTGGCCCGGAGCTGGAGGCCAACGCACTGCCCCTCTCGGCGCCTGGGTCGAAAGTTTGGCAGGCTGGCACCGAGGCCGTGGTGCTGCACGCGCCGCGGTAAACAGCGCTGAGGCGCCAGTCCTGCT from Ochotona princeps isolate mOchPri1 chromosome 6, mOchPri1.hap1, whole genome shotgun sequence encodes the following:
- the ANKRD63 gene encoding ankyrin repeat domain-containing protein 63; this encodes MLKPKDLCPRAGTRTFLEAMQAGKVHLARFVLDALDRSIIDCRAEQGRTPLMVAVGLPDPALRARFVRLLLEQGAAVNLRDERGRTALSLACERGHLDAVQLLVQFSGDPEATDSAGNSPVMWAAACGHGAVLEFLVRSFRRLGLRLDRTNRAGLTALQLAASRGHGTCVQALTGPWGRAAAAAAARGSNSDSPPGRPAPAPSPERRRPSPRRLPRPLLARFARAAGGHGHGHGHGGEAGSGGKGSSGRHRAQGCERPELGRSMSLALGAVTEEEAARLRAGALLARPNSPQASGTGRWRSHEVLEGVPRASAQAPIGLSPHPEGGPGSGRLGLRRRSTAPDIPSLVGDAPGPESGPELEANALPLSAPGSKVWQAGTEAVVLHAPR